The Sporosarcina sp. Te-1 DNA window CAAAGTTTATTTCGCTCGAGCTGAGCGAGAACGGGTGAAATCACAAGCTGCCGATTTGGAGCGCTGGCTTGATAATGAAATTGCCAAGCTTCAATTGAAGATGAAGAAATTGCAAAAGGAACAGGATGCCGCCAGCAAACTGGACACCTTCCAACTCTACGGCGAATTATTGACGGCCAACATCTATGCGATTCAAAAAGGAGAAACCGAAGCGACAGTAGATAACTATTATGTGGAGGGCGAAACGGTGACCATCCCGCTGGATCCCAGAAAGTCACCGATTGAAAATGCGCAACGATATTTTTCGCGATATACAAAAGCAAAAAATGCCCTTGTCATGATTGCAGAGCAATTGGAAAAGGCAAAAGAGGATATCGAATACTTTGAAATGATCAAACAGCAGGTGGTGCAAGCTTCCACTGAAGATATCGACGAAATACGCGAAGAACTGGCCGAACTCGGATTCATGAGAGCCCGCAAGCTGAAGAAGAAACAAAAACCGAGAAAACCTTCACCCGAGAAGTATGTATCGACAACGGGTATTGCTATTTCAGTCGGCAAAAATAATAAACAAAATGACTACGTCACATTCAAAACGGCATCCCGTGATCATGTTTGGCTCCATACAAAAGACATTCCGGGATCACATGTTGTCATCCATGAAGAGAATCCCGATGAAGAGACCATTCGAGAAGCTGCCACACTGGCAGCCTATTTCAGCAAAGCGAGGGAGTCTGCTTCTGTTCCGGTCGACTATACCGAGATTCGTCATGTCAAAAAACCGAGTGGAGCCAAACCGGGATTTGTCATCTACTTTGAACAAAAAACGATTTTCGTAACACCTGATGAAGATTTGGTGAGGAAAC harbors:
- a CDS encoding NFACT family protein: MAFDGLFTAAITSELQQIQNGRITKIHQPNVQEIILQVRANNRNHKLLISTHPSYSRIQLTEETLVNPAEPPMFCMVLRKHLEGGTITAIEQAGTDRIINLSIRSKDEIGDEMERILSIEIMGRHSNVLLIDPSRNMIVDSMKHLPPSLNSYRTILPGQPYIPAPPQEKTNPFSLTGTDIDSLLDSIETAGDLVSTLSGFSKLNAEELLYRLRTNSRSEAFAIYQNFLASFDGTEPKPNYVLINGKISFSATPLTHAETDLIYFESLGTLLDKVYFARAERERVKSQAADLERWLDNEIAKLQLKMKKLQKEQDAASKLDTFQLYGELLTANIYAIQKGETEATVDNYYVEGETVTIPLDPRKSPIENAQRYFSRYTKAKNALVMIAEQLEKAKEDIEYFEMIKQQVVQASTEDIDEIREELAELGFMRARKLKKKQKPRKPSPEKYVSTTGIAISVGKNNKQNDYVTFKTASRDHVWLHTKDIPGSHVVIHEENPDEETIREAATLAAYFSKARESASVPVDYTEIRHVKKPSGAKPGFVIYFEQKTIFVTPDEDLVRKLKK